The Clostridium botulinum BKT015925 genome includes the window TATAACCAATATAGGAGGTAGAACATCACATAGTTCAATAATGGCAAGAACATTAGAAATACCCGCTGTAGTTGGTCTTAAGAATATAACACATGATGTTAAAAATGGTGATGTAATAATAATAGATGGAAATAAAGGAGAAGTTATAATAAATCCAGATATATCTGTTATAGATGAATATGCTAATAAAAAGTTAGAATTTGAAAAAGAAAAGCAAGAATTAAAAAAGTTAATGGATGTAGAAACTGTTACGAAAGATGGGAAATATATAGAGGTATGTGGTAATATCGGAAAGGCTAAAGATATAGATCAAGTATTAGAAAATGGTGGAGATGGAGTGGGGCTTTTTAGAACAGAATTTTTATATATGGACAGAGAGAATATGCCTACAGAAGAAGAACAATTTGAGGCTTATAAATATGTAGCTGAAAGAGGAAATGGAAAACCTATAGTAATAAGAACACTTGATATAGGTGGAGATAAAAAGTTGCCTTATTTACCGTTACCAGAAGAAATGAATCCTTTTTTAGGATATAGAGCTATACGACTTTGTTTAGATAGAAAAGAAATATTTAAAGTTCAATTAAGAGCACTGTTAAGGGCATCAGCTTTTGGAAACATAAAAATAATGTTTCCTATGATTTCAGCATTGGACGAATTTAAAGAATCAAAGGAACTGCTTAAAGAATGTATGAATCAGCTAAATAAAGAGGGAAAACATTTTAATAAAAATATAGAAGTTGGAATAATGGTAGAAATACCAGCAGCAGCTATATGTGCTGATGAACTTGCAAAATACGTGGACTTTTTTAGTATAGGGACTAATGATTTAATACAATATACTCTAGCTGCTGATAGAATGAATGAAAAGGTATCATATCTTTATAATCCTAAGCATCCAGCTATATTAAAGCTAATAAAAATGACAATTGATGCTGCACATAAAGAAGGAAAGTGGTGTGGTATGTGTGGAGAAGCAGCTGGAGATGAAGAAATGATACCTATTTTAGTTCAGTATGGATTAGATGAATTTTCTATGAGCGCTACATCTATACTAAAAGCAAAGCAAATTATAATGAAAAATTAATTCAAACATATTAATAATATATAATGGAATGACATAACAAATAGTGAAAATAAGACATTAAATATAATAAAACGCATGGTGTTTATAATAAAATTAAAACACTATGTGTTTTTTTTAATATAAGGTATAATTATATACAAATAGAATTATATTCATCAATATGATAAATATAGTTAAAATTAATTATTAACTATGATTAGGAGGGGTTATTATGAAATTTAATATAATAAGCTTAAAGAAAAAAACGATATATTCTTTATGTGCACTTATGACAATTTCTGCAATAGGGGTTACTGGATGTTCAAGTAGTAAAGATGATATTAAGAAACAAGATATTAGTATGGAGACAAATAAACAAGAAGATATAAATAAAAATGAAAACAAAAAGGATAATATAAAAGAAGTAAAACCCAATAAACAACAAAGACCTTCAGATAAAAAATCAACTAATAAATCTAAAGGAATAATTGATATGAAATTTATAAAGAAAAAAATAAATGAAAAAACAGAACCAAAATTTTCTACAAAGTGGAAAGAAGCAGGTAAAAATAAAATAAGTGCGTGTATAGAAGGAAAAGGACCTGATGCTGAAGAAGAAGGCGTTGGTGAAATATACATTAAAAATTTAAAAAATAAAGAAATGTGGGCATTGAATCTTTCTCAAAAACAACAAAAGGATACTCCGAAATATATAGAATGGTTTGATGATAACAATTTAATGGTGATAATCGGAAGTGCTCATGGTACAGTTTCTCAAGGTGGAAATTTATATAAAGTTAATGTAAATACAGGTGAAACTACTGAAATTTATAATACAAAAGATAAAAAAAGACAAGTGTTATCTGCAAAGCTAAATGGAGACAAATTAAATCTTAATATACTAGTTTATGAAAATGATGATTTATTAGATTCACATAAAGAAAGTAAAACTATTAATATAAAATAATATTAAGGAGGAAAAAATTTATTAGTAATGAGCAAGATAAAAAAGCTATATACAAAAGCATTTACTAAATATGAGCGTGGATATATCGATGATGCTATTGATGTATGTGAAGAAATAATGTCTTTAAATATGAAACATAGACCATCTATAAATCTTAAGGGCTTATTATATTATTTTAAGGGGGATCTTCAAAGTGCATCGGCCCTTTGGAAATTAAATTATGAAGTTAATAATGATAAGGTATCTAAAAAATATCTGGATGGATTAAAAGAAGATGAAAAAATATTTTCTGTTTATGTATCAGCTATAGAATATATGAGGAAAAATAGATTCAATGATGCATTGAATTTACTTAGAAAGTGTAAAGAAAGTGATTATAATAGAATAAATGTAGATAATAATATTGCTACATGTTATATAAAATTAGGAGAATATAATAAAGCTATTGAGTGTGTAAATAGAGTTTTAGAGATAGATGTAAAAAATCCAATAGCAATTAAAAATAAAAAGAAATTAATGAAACAAGGTATAAATAAAAATTTTGTAAAACCTAGGAAAAGCAATGTAGTTTTTATATCAGTAATAGTAATTTTATTAATAGGTGTAGGTATAGCCAGTAAAGATTTTTTAGTAAAGAAGATAAAAAATATATCTAAAAATGATGCTAGGCAAGAAAATATACTAAATAAAAAACAGCAGCAAATAAAAAATAAAGTTATCGATAAAAATACTACAAAAATTAATATTAATGAAAAAGTTCCTAGTGGTGAACTAAATAAAGCTTTAGAGAGTAAAGATTTTAATAAAATTTATGCACTTGCAAAACCATTGAAAGGTAAAAGACTTGATACAAATGAAAAAACTACTTTAAGCAGGGCGGAGGACATTCTTAAAGACCAAGGAGTTAAGTATTTTTATAATACAGGAAGGGAATGTGTAGAAGCTAATGATAAATGGGATATGGCTATAGATAATCTTACAAAGGCATATGATTATGGTAAGGATAGTTATCTATATGGACATATATTATTTATGTTAGGGGTATCATATCAAAATAAACAAGATGTTAAAGAGGCATTGAAATATTATACCGAGTATGATGAAAAATATCCTAATGAAAATTATATACAAGAAGTATTATATAGAACTGCTATTTTATATAAAAATGTAGATTTAAATAAGGCAAAAGAATATGGGCAAAAATTATTAAAAAATTATCCAGATTGTGAATATTCCAATTCTAAGATTAAAGCTATAGTAAGTAAATAGTGCATTTTAAACAAATACGGTATACAATATAGTGTTTTGTATGCCGTATTTTAGTATTAAATTATGGGAACTATAATATAGGAATGTAAATATACTAATAAGGGTGATATTAACACATTTAATAATAATTATTATTTAATAAAAATACTTGACTAAATATGAAAAAAGATGTAAGATTTTATTATACCCCGTAAGGGTATGTTTAAATTGTTTTATGGAGGGATAAAAATGATAAAAGAAATCGGACAATCAAACTTTGCAAAGGAAGTTATAAATTCAGAAGAAGCAGTGGTAGTAGATTTCTGGGCTCCATGGTGTGGACCATGCAAAATGCTAGGACCTGTAATGGAAGAGTTAGCACATGATATGGGACATAAAGCTAAATTTTTTAAAATAAATGTAGATGAAAATCCTGAAATTGCTCAAAAACTTCAAATATCTAGCATACCTAATGTAATGGTATTTAAGGAAGGTAAAGTAGTAGAAAATATGGTTGGATTTAGACCTAAAAAAGATTTTAAGGAAGTTCTTGAAAAACATATTTAGTATATTACACCGACAATGCACATAATAGCGTTGTCGGATTTATTATATACAGGTGGTGAAAAATATGAGTGAAAAGTACGAAATAGCTATTGTTGGTAGTGGTCCAGCTGGGCTTGAAGCTGCAATAAATGCTAAGATAAGAAATAAAAATATAATTATATTT containing:
- the ptsP gene encoding phosphoenolpyruvate--protein phosphotransferase; its protein translation is MKKGIPASKGYAIGEVLLKENKEINIVEKIIDNLEEEKRRLQLAIENSKKQLQKIREKAEKELGRDKAAVFDSHMMLLDDPEFTGAVIMNIESNKINAEKALSDVIDMYIGIFESMEDEYMKERAADVKDVGNRILNNLLGNGENQESNLKENTIIVAHDLTPSDTAQIDKSKVIGFITNIGGRTSHSSIMARTLEIPAVVGLKNITHDVKNGDVIIIDGNKGEVIINPDISVIDEYANKKLEFEKEKQELKKLMDVETVTKDGKYIEVCGNIGKAKDIDQVLENGGDGVGLFRTEFLYMDRENMPTEEEQFEAYKYVAERGNGKPIVIRTLDIGGDKKLPYLPLPEEMNPFLGYRAIRLCLDRKEIFKVQLRALLRASAFGNIKIMFPMISALDEFKESKELLKECMNQLNKEGKHFNKNIEVGIMVEIPAAAICADELAKYVDFFSIGTNDLIQYTLAADRMNEKVSYLYNPKHPAILKLIKMTIDAAHKEGKWCGMCGEAAGDEEMIPILVQYGLDEFSMSATSILKAKQIIMKN
- a CDS encoding DUF4652 domain-containing protein, giving the protein MKFNIISLKKKTIYSLCALMTISAIGVTGCSSSKDDIKKQDISMETNKQEDINKNENKKDNIKEVKPNKQQRPSDKKSTNKSKGIIDMKFIKKKINEKTEPKFSTKWKEAGKNKISACIEGKGPDAEEEGVGEIYIKNLKNKEMWALNLSQKQQKDTPKYIEWFDDNNLMVIIGSAHGTVSQGGNLYKVNVNTGETTEIYNTKDKKRQVLSAKLNGDKLNLNILVYENDDLLDSHKESKTINIK
- a CDS encoding tetratricopeptide repeat protein, whose product is MSKIKKLYTKAFTKYERGYIDDAIDVCEEIMSLNMKHRPSINLKGLLYYFKGDLQSASALWKLNYEVNNDKVSKKYLDGLKEDEKIFSVYVSAIEYMRKNRFNDALNLLRKCKESDYNRINVDNNIATCYIKLGEYNKAIECVNRVLEIDVKNPIAIKNKKKLMKQGINKNFVKPRKSNVVFISVIVILLIGVGIASKDFLVKKIKNISKNDARQENILNKKQQQIKNKVIDKNTTKININEKVPSGELNKALESKDFNKIYALAKPLKGKRLDTNEKTTLSRAEDILKDQGVKYFYNTGRECVEANDKWDMAIDNLTKAYDYGKDSYLYGHILFMLGVSYQNKQDVKEALKYYTEYDEKYPNENYIQEVLYRTAILYKNVDLNKAKEYGQKLLKNYPDCEYSNSKIKAIVSK
- the trxA gene encoding thioredoxin, with product MIKEIGQSNFAKEVINSEEAVVVDFWAPWCGPCKMLGPVMEELAHDMGHKAKFFKINVDENPEIAQKLQISSIPNVMVFKEGKVVENMVGFRPKKDFKEVLEKHI